The following coding sequences lie in one Polynucleobacter asymbioticus genomic window:
- a CDS encoding enoyl-CoA hydratase — MTYNTILTEVDGKVAVITLNRPQVLNALNDELMDELGTALLSFDADDNIGCIIVTGSEKAFAAGADIATMAKYGFADVYRGDFISRNWEEIKKVRKPVIAAVSGYALGGGCELAMMCDTIMAADSAKFAQPEVKLGIIPGAGGTQRLPRAVSKAKAMDLALTGRMMDAAEAERSGLVARIFPQADLLKEVKAIAKTIADMPLLTAMMVKEAINTAYETTLSEGIHFERRLFHSCFATNDQKEGMAAFIEKRTAQFTNS; from the coding sequence ATGACTTACAACACCATATTGACTGAAGTGGATGGCAAGGTTGCTGTCATTACTCTTAATCGCCCGCAAGTATTAAATGCCCTGAATGATGAGTTAATGGATGAGTTGGGTACAGCGCTATTGAGCTTTGATGCTGATGACAACATTGGCTGCATCATTGTGACGGGTAGTGAAAAAGCATTTGCTGCCGGCGCAGATATTGCAACAATGGCCAAGTATGGTTTTGCGGATGTCTATCGCGGCGACTTTATCTCGCGCAACTGGGAAGAGATTAAAAAAGTGCGCAAGCCAGTGATTGCAGCAGTATCTGGATATGCTCTGGGTGGTGGATGCGAGTTGGCCATGATGTGCGATACCATCATGGCCGCTGACAGCGCTAAGTTTGCGCAACCGGAAGTGAAGTTAGGAATTATTCCTGGTGCTGGCGGTACACAACGTTTGCCACGCGCGGTTTCAAAAGCAAAGGCAATGGATTTAGCTCTAACGGGCCGCATGATGGATGCTGCTGAAGCCGAGCGCTCAGGTCTAGTTGCCCGTATTTTCCCTCAAGCGGATTTATTAAAAGAAGTGAAAGCGATTGCCAAGACGATTGCAGACATGCCATTGCTGACAGCCATGATGGTGAAAGAGGCAATCAATACTGCTTATGAAACCACACTCTCGGAAGGTATTCATTTTGAGCGTCGTTTATTCCACTCTTGCTTTGCGACCAATGATCAAAAAGAAGGTATGGCAGCTTTTATAGAAAAGCGCACAGCTCAATTTACAAACTCGTAA
- the mltA gene encoding murein transglycosylase A produces the protein MISISRLISRNTTSRILLCSVFVISIVSLLTACSTPSTRGSGYRSSGAAPAAYNSSIANFRSVSWQDLPGWQEDDLTQAWPAWLKSCDALRKRNSDINWRQTCAQAGNISARDGRAIRQYFEGNFQVYEVSNSATGKESGLITGYYEPVMNGSQTRTATYSVPLYGLPTAWKVSKPSPAPTRAELVSSGVLRGSEIAWVQDPVAAAFMQIQGSGKIRLEDGRVLRLGYAGTNDQPFKSFAQWLLDRKEITRSQATMQGISAWAKRNPGQVEEMLNANPRFVFFKELPSNVSADLGPTGALGVPLTAERSIAIDLKAMPLGAPVFLSTTRPLSSQVLQKLVMAQDTGKAIVGGVRADYYWGTGDSAGELAGRMKQDGKMWLLLPR, from the coding sequence ATGATTTCTATATCCAGATTAATTAGTCGCAACACTACTTCGCGCATTCTTCTTTGCAGTGTATTCGTTATCAGTATCGTCAGCTTATTGACGGCTTGCTCTACGCCCTCTACCCGTGGATCAGGTTATCGGTCTAGTGGTGCCGCCCCGGCTGCCTATAACTCCTCAATCGCTAATTTTCGATCTGTTTCCTGGCAAGATTTACCTGGTTGGCAAGAAGATGATCTAACCCAGGCTTGGCCAGCTTGGCTCAAGAGTTGTGATGCCCTGCGCAAACGCAATAGTGATATTAATTGGCGCCAGACATGTGCTCAAGCCGGCAATATTTCGGCTCGTGATGGCCGCGCAATTCGCCAATATTTCGAGGGTAATTTTCAGGTCTACGAAGTGAGCAATAGCGCTACTGGGAAAGAGTCTGGACTCATAACAGGTTATTACGAGCCTGTGATGAATGGCTCCCAGACTCGAACTGCTACTTACTCTGTTCCTTTATATGGCTTGCCAACTGCCTGGAAGGTCTCTAAACCAAGCCCTGCGCCAACACGCGCAGAGTTAGTGAGCTCAGGAGTGCTCCGAGGTTCAGAAATTGCTTGGGTGCAAGATCCTGTAGCGGCTGCCTTTATGCAAATCCAAGGTTCAGGAAAAATTCGTTTAGAAGATGGGCGGGTATTGCGACTGGGTTATGCCGGTACTAACGATCAGCCCTTTAAGTCTTTTGCGCAGTGGTTGCTAGACCGAAAAGAAATTACTCGTAGTCAGGCGACTATGCAAGGCATTAGTGCGTGGGCTAAACGTAACCCAGGCCAAGTGGAAGAAATGTTAAATGCCAATCCACGCTTTGTATTCTTCAAAGAGTTACCAAGCAATGTGAGCGCTGATCTGGGGCCTACTGGCGCCTTGGGTGTGCCTTTAACTGCTGAGCGCAGTATTGCCATTGATTTAAAGGCCATGCCTTTGGGCGCCCCAGTATTTTTGAGCACCACCAGGCCGCTGAGTAGCCAAGTCTTGCAAAAATTGGTGATGGCCCAGGATACGGGCAAAGCCATTGTAGGTGGAGTGCGAGCGGATTACTATTGGGGAACAGGAGATTCTGCAGGTGAGCTGGCAGGACGTATGAAGCAAGATGGCAAGATGTGGTTATTGTTGCCACGCTGA
- a CDS encoding M20 aminoacylase family protein, whose product MRLLPEIIDSASAIQEIRRNIHAHPELRFEENRTSDLVAEALSSWGITVYRGLGKTGVVGKLDGDLGPGKMIGLRADMDALPLQEHNTFEHTSKNPGKMHACGHDGHTAMLLGAAQYLSNHREFKGSVIFIFQPAEEGGAGAQEMINDGLFKQFPCDAVFGLHNWPGLAEGHFGVTSGPMMASSNTFEITIRGKGGHAALPHNSADPVLAGAQVVQALQSIITRNKRPVDAAVLSVTQFHAGETSNVIPDSAFIGGTVRTFTLEVLDLIEQRLREISHNVSSAFDCQAEVSFARNYPPLINHDKEVGFASEVMSELVGAQNVNTSIDPTMGAEDFAFMLLEKPGCYVFLGNGDGDHRAVGHGMGPCHLHNPSYDFNDALIPVGVSYWVKLAQRYLEK is encoded by the coding sequence ATGCGATTACTGCCAGAAATCATCGACTCCGCATCCGCCATTCAAGAGATTCGCCGTAATATTCATGCGCATCCAGAATTACGTTTTGAAGAAAACCGCACTTCTGATCTCGTAGCTGAAGCACTTTCGAGCTGGGGGATCACGGTATATCGAGGTCTTGGAAAAACTGGGGTTGTAGGCAAGCTTGATGGTGACTTAGGGCCCGGCAAGATGATTGGTTTGCGTGCGGATATGGATGCGCTACCACTTCAAGAACACAACACCTTTGAACACACTTCAAAGAATCCCGGCAAGATGCATGCCTGTGGCCATGATGGTCACACCGCTATGCTTTTAGGGGCAGCTCAATACCTGTCCAACCATCGCGAGTTCAAAGGCTCAGTCATTTTTATTTTTCAGCCAGCTGAAGAAGGTGGTGCTGGCGCGCAAGAAATGATTAACGATGGACTCTTTAAACAATTCCCTTGCGATGCCGTCTTTGGCCTACACAACTGGCCAGGACTAGCTGAAGGTCATTTTGGCGTGACGTCTGGCCCGATGATGGCCTCCAGCAATACTTTTGAAATCACTATTAGAGGTAAAGGTGGACATGCTGCCTTGCCACACAACAGCGCTGATCCTGTCCTTGCGGGCGCTCAAGTTGTCCAAGCCTTACAAAGCATCATTACTCGCAATAAACGCCCTGTGGATGCAGCAGTCTTATCCGTTACACAGTTTCATGCGGGCGAGACTAGCAATGTGATTCCCGATAGTGCCTTTATCGGCGGAACTGTTCGCACGTTTACCTTGGAGGTTTTGGATTTGATTGAGCAACGTTTACGAGAAATTTCTCATAACGTCTCGAGCGCATTTGACTGTCAAGCAGAGGTTAGCTTTGCTCGCAACTATCCCCCACTCATTAATCATGACAAGGAAGTGGGATTTGCAAGCGAGGTCATGAGTGAATTGGTTGGAGCACAAAACGTCAATACCTCTATCGACCCCACGATGGGCGCAGAAGACTTTGCATTCATGCTGCTAGAGAAACCGGGTTGCTATGTGTTTCTAGGCAATGGTGATGGAGATCACCGCGCGGTAGGTCACGGCATGGGTCCATGCCATCTTCACAACCCTTCCTATGACTTCAATGACGCACTGATTCCTGTTGGCGTGAGCTACTGGGTCAAGCTAGCTCAACGGTACTTAGAAAAATAA
- the bioD gene encoding dethiobiotin synthase, whose protein sequence is MTFNTSTGFFVTGTDTEVGKTLIAGALILKLREAGVQAAGFKPVVAGTYIDSSGQKLNEDLETLRIASGFISQVQSLCPYILDQPAAPHLVAKKNDVYLDPSIILGDLHSLSQQFDVVVVEGAGGFLVPLNEHEDLGDLAQAIDLPVILVVGMRLGCINHALLTCEAIQSRQLTIAGWVANTLSEEMPLLEENIRTLQDRIFAPFLGVIPTLPKQLQKSENAPYSLEALRFAAGHIKLPE, encoded by the coding sequence ATGACATTCAATACGTCAACCGGTTTTTTTGTCACAGGCACCGATACAGAAGTTGGAAAAACTTTAATTGCCGGTGCGCTGATTCTGAAGCTGAGAGAAGCGGGTGTCCAAGCAGCTGGTTTTAAACCGGTTGTAGCTGGAACTTATATTGACTCCAGCGGTCAAAAACTGAATGAGGACCTTGAAACATTGCGCATTGCCTCGGGATTCATTTCTCAGGTGCAAAGTCTCTGCCCATACATCCTAGATCAACCAGCTGCTCCGCACCTGGTTGCCAAGAAAAATGATGTTTACCTAGACCCCTCCATCATCTTGGGTGATTTGCATTCCCTGAGTCAACAATTTGATGTGGTCGTTGTTGAAGGTGCGGGTGGATTTTTGGTACCCCTAAATGAGCATGAAGATTTAGGTGATCTAGCTCAGGCAATTGATTTACCAGTCATCCTAGTAGTAGGTATGCGTTTGGGCTGCATTAATCACGCCTTACTCACCTGCGAAGCAATTCAGTCACGTCAATTAACTATTGCTGGCTGGGTTGCCAACACACTTTCAGAGGAAATGCCTCTTCTAGAAGAGAATATTCGAACCCTACAAGACCGAATTTTCGCTCCATTTTTAGGCGTCATCCCCACTCTTCCCAAGCAGCTGCAGAAATCAGAGAATGCCCCCTACTCCTTAGAGGCCTTACGATTTGCTGCAGGGCATATAAAACTGCCTGAATAA